From the Streptomyces nodosus genome, the window TTGAACTGGTGCCCGATGCTCAGCTCCCGGACCGTGGCCTGGTTCTCCTGCATGAAGCGGAAGAGCGGGGCCGCGCCGGACAGCGCCTCGCTGTAGCGGTGCAGCACCTCCCGCTTGGTCTCCAGGCTGTGCGGCTGGGTCTTCCCCCAGGCGATCAGCTCGTCGATCGGGCGGGTCAGGTCCTCGAAGATGCTGACCAGGATCTCTTCCTTGGTCTTGAAGTGGTAGTAGAGCGCGGCCTTGGTGACGTCCAGGCGCTCGGCGATCTCCCGCAGCGAGGTCTTCTCGTAGCCCTGCTCGGCGAAGAGTTCGAGCGCCACGTCCTGGATGCGCTGGCGGGTGTCCCCGCGCCGCTGCCGCTTGGTGCCGTCCATGGTGGTGCCGCCCATCGTCGTACTCCTCGACTTCCCCCGTGAACCCTATGTGCCTACCGGTGACCGGACCCGCCGAAACTTACTTGACGCCCGGCTAGTTCCGGCGTTACCTTCCCAGTGTAGTCAACTAGCCGGGCGACAAGTAAGTGTCGGCCCGGCTGGCGGTACCCAGGGGAGTGAGGAACATGGCGGACAACGCGGTACCGGCGGAAACCGGGAAACCACCACGCAGCGTACGGGTCGTTCTGCTCGCGCTGATGATCACCATGATGCTCGCGATGCTCGACAACATGATCGTCGGCACCGCGATGCCGACGATCGTGGGCGAGCTGGGCGGGCTCCAGCATCTGTCGTGGGTGGTGACCGCGTATACGCTCGCCACCGCCGCCTCCACC encodes:
- a CDS encoding TetR/AcrR family transcriptional regulator, which produces MGGTTMDGTKRQRRGDTRQRIQDVALELFAEQGYEKTSLREIAERLDVTKAALYYHFKTKEEILVSIFEDLTRPIDELIAWGKTQPHSLETKREVLHRYSEALSGAAPLFRFMQENQATVRELSIGHQFKDRMLQMRDIIRDPDADLTGQVRCISALFTLHAGMFVLQDVEGDPEDKRKAVLEVAVDLVTQAHSDAQTS